From the Oleiphilus messinensis genome, one window contains:
- the ntrB gene encoding nitrate ABC transporter permease → MSSMPTGTSLTLRAALISLVMLLIGLGIWEGASQPPEATEPLSEYEMLMGGADQEARVPPPSEVFKLAFSEISDPFYDAGPNDKGIGIQLAYSLYRVLSGFFLAAAVALPIGFLVGMSPLMHRALNPFIQILKPISPLAWMPLALFIIKDSETSAIFVIFICSIWPMLINTAFGVANVRSDWINVARTHELSPLRTALTVILPAAAPTILTGMRISIGIAWLVIVAAEMLVGGTGIGYYVWNEWNNLDLTSVIFSIVMIGLVGMVLDLMLSGVSRLVQYQE, encoded by the coding sequence ATGTCTTCCATGCCAACCGGCACCTCCCTGACCCTTCGCGCAGCGTTGATTTCGTTAGTAATGCTGCTCATCGGGCTGGGCATTTGGGAGGGGGCGAGCCAGCCCCCGGAGGCAACCGAGCCACTATCTGAATATGAAATGCTGATGGGTGGCGCGGATCAGGAGGCCCGGGTGCCACCACCTTCAGAGGTATTCAAACTGGCCTTCAGCGAAATATCGGACCCGTTTTACGATGCAGGCCCTAACGACAAAGGCATCGGAATTCAGCTGGCCTACTCGCTCTATCGAGTGCTATCCGGATTCTTCCTGGCCGCTGCGGTGGCATTACCTATCGGCTTTCTCGTGGGTATGTCACCGCTCATGCACCGGGCACTTAACCCCTTTATTCAGATTCTCAAACCCATCTCCCCCCTGGCCTGGATGCCGTTGGCACTATTCATTATCAAGGATTCAGAAACCTCCGCCATATTCGTAATTTTCATCTGCTCAATCTGGCCAATGCTGATCAATACCGCCTTTGGTGTGGCGAATGTCCGATCCGATTGGATCAACGTGGCACGAACCCATGAATTAAGCCCTCTGCGAACGGCATTAACCGTTATTTTGCCTGCTGCGGCACCAACCATTTTAACCGGCATGCGCATTTCCATCGGTATTGCCTGGCTGGTTATCGTCGCTGCGGAAATGCTCGTGGGTGGCACCGGCATTGGCTACTACGTCTGGAACGAATGGAACAACCTGGATCTGACCAGTGTCATTTTCTCCATTGTCATGATTGGCCTCGTCGGAATGGTTCTTGACCTTATGCTCTCCGGCGTTTCCCGCCTGGTTCAGTATCAGGAATAA
- a CDS encoding sigma 54-interacting transcriptional regulator, whose amino-acid sequence MSDSQWLQISHDKENALLSQNLTLGSQCFDYLPEACFVVDPFNDVVVHSNALGRDLWLRCKGGREASQNECVDRVFSSWFGDQMPHLVLFTQQALEQGEAWSDELSLVCADGERLSIEMNIRRVELGENVLLIFLLRDASTVHERHNQSALNRYHRGGLIQWRRMEQVFQDIERENQLILNAAGEGIYGVDVEGKTTFMNPAAEKMLGYDAVEVVGQNMHALIHHSHENGHHFHEEACPIFTSFRDGEIRNVDNECFWRKDGSYFPVEYTSTPIRDNGQLVGAVVLFRDVSERKEAESNLKMALEEVRKLKQQLELENAYLKEELGEEYNYHEIVGKSEAVRNIIQKIEWVAPTDANVLICGETGTGKELIARAIHQRSERYNRPLIRVNCAAIPKELFESEFFGHIKGAFTGALAHRVGRFELADGGTLFLDEVGEIPLDLQGKLLRVLQDQQFERVGDVQTRRVNVRVIAATNRNLAQAVEEKTFREDLYFRLNVFPIESAPLRKRIVDIPLLASHFLKKACQKFNKPQLRLSVADTTALCAYAWPGNIRELENVIERQVILCRGKRLHFDLPSEAFNQVKTDQTEPEPLNSAGATEVLTEDDRRQGERMNIVNALKRSRGKVFGPQGAAEILQVKPTTLASRIKRYRINPAEFKVA is encoded by the coding sequence ATGTCCGATAGCCAATGGCTACAGATATCTCATGACAAAGAAAACGCACTGCTATCGCAGAATTTGACGTTGGGATCGCAGTGTTTTGATTATTTGCCAGAAGCCTGTTTTGTTGTGGATCCATTTAATGACGTTGTGGTGCACAGTAATGCCCTTGGACGGGATCTGTGGCTTCGATGTAAAGGGGGGCGGGAAGCTTCGCAGAATGAATGTGTAGACCGGGTGTTCAGTAGCTGGTTCGGGGATCAAATGCCTCATCTGGTGCTGTTTACTCAGCAAGCACTGGAACAGGGTGAGGCCTGGAGTGATGAATTAAGTCTGGTATGTGCCGATGGAGAGCGGTTGTCCATTGAAATGAATATTCGAAGGGTTGAGCTTGGTGAAAATGTCTTGTTGATCTTCCTGTTACGGGATGCCAGCACCGTGCATGAGCGGCACAACCAATCGGCTTTAAACCGTTACCATCGGGGAGGATTGATCCAGTGGCGACGGATGGAGCAGGTTTTTCAGGACATCGAACGGGAAAATCAATTGATACTCAATGCTGCAGGGGAGGGTATTTATGGTGTCGATGTTGAGGGTAAAACAACATTTATGAATCCGGCGGCAGAAAAAATGCTCGGGTACGATGCGGTCGAAGTCGTGGGACAAAATATGCACGCACTGATTCATCATAGTCACGAAAATGGCCACCATTTTCACGAAGAAGCCTGCCCAATCTTTACATCGTTCAGGGATGGCGAGATTCGTAACGTGGACAATGAGTGCTTCTGGCGTAAGGACGGGAGCTACTTTCCTGTTGAGTATACCAGCACGCCGATTCGTGATAATGGGCAGCTGGTTGGTGCGGTTGTATTGTTTCGGGATGTTAGTGAACGCAAGGAGGCGGAGTCCAACCTTAAAATGGCTCTGGAAGAGGTTCGCAAATTAAAACAGCAGCTTGAGCTCGAGAACGCATACCTGAAAGAAGAACTGGGAGAGGAGTACAACTACCACGAGATTGTCGGTAAAAGTGAAGCGGTTCGAAATATTATTCAGAAAATTGAATGGGTGGCCCCTACAGACGCCAATGTATTGATTTGCGGTGAAACGGGTACGGGGAAGGAGTTGATCGCCCGGGCAATCCATCAACGCAGTGAGCGCTATAATCGTCCACTGATTCGGGTTAACTGTGCAGCCATACCCAAGGAACTGTTCGAGAGCGAATTTTTTGGGCATATAAAAGGCGCTTTTACTGGCGCCCTTGCACATCGTGTGGGTCGCTTTGAGCTCGCTGATGGCGGAACCCTGTTTTTGGATGAGGTAGGCGAGATCCCGTTGGATTTGCAGGGAAAATTATTGCGGGTATTACAGGATCAACAATTTGAGCGAGTGGGGGATGTACAGACCCGAAGAGTTAATGTTCGGGTCATTGCCGCTACAAACCGGAATCTTGCTCAAGCGGTGGAAGAAAAAACGTTTCGTGAAGATCTGTATTTTCGTCTCAATGTTTTCCCAATTGAATCGGCCCCGTTACGTAAACGAATTGTTGATATCCCATTGCTCGCCTCTCATTTTCTCAAGAAGGCCTGCCAGAAGTTTAACAAACCCCAGCTTCGCTTATCTGTCGCAGACACAACAGCCTTGTGTGCCTATGCCTGGCCGGGCAATATTCGTGAGTTGGAAAATGTCATCGAACGACAGGTCATTTTGTGTCGGGGTAAACGCTTGCATTTCGATTTGCCGAGTGAGGCATTTAACCAGGTAAAAACAGATCAAACTGAACCAGAACCGCTCAATTCAGCTGGAGCGACAGAGGTGCTTACGGAAGATGATCGTCGCCAGGGAGAGCGAATGAATATCGTCAATGCCTTGAAACGTTCGCGGGGAAAAGTTTTCGGGCCGCAAGGGGCTGCTGAAATTCTGCAGGTTAAGCCGACTACGCTCGCATCACGGATCAAGCGTTACCGTATTAATCCCGCAGAGTTTAAAGTTGCTTAA
- a CDS encoding CmpA/NrtA family ABC transporter substrate-binding protein, with amino-acid sequence MPGNNALAMDKTANVTGLGAVQLTLREVNMTTKSLGNPYDPNVSLKHDQSCLCPQCSQGGVPLNEKELEAKLSDMPSRPENNGTKSGGSPSIPNTPEDMLDRAVENAVVRAVFNGNEQNRRQFMSMMGGGAFAALLASIFPLDAAKAAMKEASGPLEKTKLNIGFVPITCATPIIMAHPLGFYQKYGLDVDVIKTAGWAVARDKSLAREYDASHMLTPMPLAMTLGAGSTAEPYIMPAVENINGQAIVLHVKHKDKRNPKDWKGFKFGVPFDYSMHNFLLRYYVAEHGIDPDKDIQIRVVPPPEMVANLRAGNLDGYLSPDPFNQRAVWEKVGFIHLLTKEIWEGHPCCAFATSQRFAMENPNTYGALLKAIVDATHYSSNPDNRKEISKAIAPKNYLNQPVPVIEQVLTGRYADGLGSVGNVPDRIDFDPFPWHSMAVWILTQMKRWGYVKGDLNYQKIAEEVYLASDAGKMMKELGYEPPAKTYENYTIMGKTFDYTKPEEYINSFAIKRG; translated from the coding sequence ATGCCCGGAAATAATGCACTGGCGATGGACAAAACCGCCAATGTCACCGGACTCGGTGCCGTTCAATTGACATTACGAGAGGTGAATATGACTACCAAGAGCCTGGGAAACCCTTATGACCCAAATGTATCCCTGAAACACGATCAGAGCTGTCTATGCCCGCAATGCAGTCAAGGTGGTGTCCCCCTCAATGAAAAAGAACTGGAAGCTAAACTCTCGGATATGCCTTCACGTCCAGAAAACAACGGGACCAAATCCGGTGGCTCCCCATCAATTCCAAATACCCCTGAAGACATGCTGGATCGCGCCGTCGAAAATGCGGTGGTCAGAGCGGTATTCAATGGTAACGAACAAAATCGTCGGCAGTTCATGTCCATGATGGGTGGTGGTGCCTTTGCCGCATTACTGGCTTCAATATTCCCGCTGGATGCAGCCAAAGCTGCAATGAAAGAAGCGAGCGGACCACTGGAAAAAACAAAACTGAACATTGGTTTTGTGCCCATCACCTGTGCAACACCAATCATCATGGCGCATCCACTGGGGTTCTATCAAAAATATGGTCTGGATGTGGATGTAATCAAAACCGCTGGTTGGGCGGTTGCACGGGATAAATCGCTGGCCCGGGAATACGATGCATCCCACATGTTGACCCCCATGCCGCTGGCCATGACTCTGGGGGCAGGCTCCACCGCAGAACCCTACATTATGCCGGCGGTAGAAAACATCAATGGCCAAGCCATTGTCCTGCACGTCAAACACAAAGACAAACGTAACCCGAAAGACTGGAAAGGTTTTAAATTTGGTGTGCCTTTTGATTACTCAATGCACAATTTCCTGCTGCGCTACTACGTGGCAGAACACGGAATCGATCCCGACAAAGACATTCAGATTCGGGTCGTACCACCTCCGGAAATGGTGGCAAACCTGCGGGCGGGAAACCTGGACGGCTACCTCTCCCCCGATCCATTCAACCAACGCGCGGTTTGGGAGAAAGTCGGATTTATCCACCTGCTCACCAAAGAAATCTGGGAAGGTCACCCCTGCTGTGCATTCGCCACCAGCCAACGCTTCGCCATGGAAAACCCAAATACCTACGGCGCACTTCTGAAGGCGATTGTGGATGCCACACACTACTCATCCAATCCGGACAACCGTAAGGAAATTTCGAAAGCCATCGCACCGAAGAACTACCTGAACCAGCCGGTACCCGTGATTGAACAGGTGCTCACCGGCCGCTATGCCGATGGCCTGGGCAGTGTCGGCAATGTACCCGACCGAATAGACTTCGACCCGTTCCCCTGGCACAGCATGGCGGTTTGGATTCTGACCCAAATGAAACGCTGGGGTTATGTGAAAGGCGACCTTAACTACCAGAAAATCGCGGAAGAAGTTTACCTCGCTTCCGACGCCGGCAAGATGATGAAAGAGCTGGGCTATGAACCCCCCGCCAAGACCTATGAAAACTACACCATCATGGGCAAGACCTTCGACTACACCAAGCCGGAAGAATATATCAACAGCTTTGCCATCAAAAGGGGATAA
- the cynS gene encoding cyanase produces MDKTIAKEAILKAKLETGETWDSLGKAINMSPVWLASACLGMNSMPEDKAQAICEILGLNSELVPILSACPHKTWDKAVPTDPLIYRLYEIVGVYGETLKSVIHEKFGDGIMSAIDFSMDVEKEENPKGDRVVITMNGKFLPYKSW; encoded by the coding sequence ATGGATAAGACAATAGCCAAAGAAGCGATTTTAAAAGCAAAACTGGAAACCGGTGAGACCTGGGATTCCCTAGGAAAAGCAATCAATATGTCCCCGGTATGGCTGGCGTCAGCCTGTCTGGGTATGAACAGTATGCCTGAAGATAAAGCCCAGGCTATTTGTGAAATACTGGGATTGAATTCAGAACTGGTTCCCATCCTGTCCGCATGCCCGCACAAAACCTGGGACAAAGCCGTACCAACAGATCCTTTAATTTATCGGCTATACGAAATCGTCGGCGTTTACGGTGAAACCCTGAAAAGCGTCATCCATGAGAAGTTTGGCGACGGCATCATGAGCGCCATCGACTTTTCCATGGATGTTGAAAAGGAAGAAAATCCGAAAGGTGACCGTGTTGTGATTACCATGAATGGCAAATTCCTGCCTTACAAATCATGGTAG
- a CDS encoding LysR family transcriptional regulator, with amino-acid sequence MDNPYLLFSTLVEQGTFRAAAEALSTSTSSVSRQLQQLEAQLGTQLLQRTTRSFSLTQAGQIYYGSCRRILEELRQTEQQMQNLSSTPFGLLRVTTTPAFGHARLIDILAEFARCYPKINVDLILTDTNIDIVKEGIDIAIRIGQLPDSALIAKTVLEGYRVPCAAPCYLAERGEPATLNDLQYHDIVYPTSLGSITKIQQAIAPDLVIQDAQKKFSANDINCVYKACLKGLGITFLPSYLVEEDLQSGTLVELFGGKLRSPHIVHAVYPKTAFLANKTRVFVDFICRYFD; translated from the coding sequence ATGGATAATCCATACTTGCTTTTCAGCACGCTGGTCGAGCAAGGCACTTTCAGAGCTGCCGCCGAAGCACTCAGCACCAGTACTTCATCGGTCAGCCGTCAATTACAACAGCTTGAAGCACAACTCGGGACACAACTGCTGCAACGTACTACTCGTTCCTTCAGTCTCACTCAGGCGGGTCAGATTTATTATGGGAGTTGCAGGCGAATACTTGAGGAACTCCGGCAAACCGAGCAACAGATGCAAAACCTGTCCAGCACGCCCTTCGGACTCTTGAGGGTCACAACAACGCCTGCATTCGGCCACGCGAGATTGATCGACATACTGGCCGAATTTGCCCGTTGCTACCCAAAAATCAATGTCGACCTGATTCTCACCGATACCAATATCGATATTGTTAAAGAAGGTATCGACATTGCAATTCGAATTGGTCAACTACCTGATTCGGCCTTGATTGCCAAAACCGTACTGGAAGGTTACCGTGTCCCTTGTGCGGCACCATGCTATCTGGCTGAACGAGGCGAACCGGCCACACTGAACGATCTGCAGTATCATGATATTGTCTATCCTACCAGTCTCGGTTCGATCACGAAAATTCAACAAGCCATCGCGCCGGATCTCGTGATTCAGGATGCGCAGAAGAAATTCAGTGCCAACGACATTAACTGCGTTTATAAAGCCTGCCTGAAAGGTTTGGGCATTACCTTCTTACCCAGTTATCTGGTCGAGGAAGATTTGCAAAGTGGTACACTGGTAGAACTCTTTGGCGGGAAACTGCGCAGTCCCCATATCGTACATGCGGTCTATCCGAAAACCGCATTTCTGGCAAATAAAACCCGTGTTTTTGTGGATTTTATCTGTCGATACTTTGACTAA
- a CDS encoding TIGR00645 family protein, which translates to MERLIENVMYSARWILAPIYLGLSLALLALGIKFFQELFHVIPVIFSMKEQDLVLLILSLIDLALVGGLLVMVMFSGYENFVSQLDIAEGQEKLSWLGKVDSGSLKNKVAASIVAISSIHLLKIFMNAEQVPNEKLFWYVVIHLTFVLSAYAMGHLDKMTRHHNS; encoded by the coding sequence ATGGAACGATTAATTGAAAATGTAATGTATTCAGCACGCTGGATACTTGCCCCAATCTATCTCGGTTTGAGTCTCGCGTTGCTGGCGCTGGGTATAAAGTTTTTTCAGGAACTCTTTCATGTCATCCCCGTGATATTCAGTATGAAAGAGCAGGATCTGGTGTTGCTGATATTATCGCTTATTGACCTGGCGCTGGTTGGTGGATTGCTGGTCATGGTCATGTTTAGCGGGTACGAAAATTTCGTTTCCCAGCTGGATATCGCGGAAGGGCAGGAAAAATTGAGCTGGCTGGGTAAGGTGGACTCCGGCTCACTGAAAAACAAGGTCGCGGCATCCATCGTGGCCATATCATCGATTCATCTGTTAAAGATATTTATGAATGCAGAACAGGTGCCGAATGAGAAGCTGTTTTGGTATGTGGTTATACATTTAACGTTTGTGCTTTCCGCTTATGCAATGGGTCATCTGGATAAAATGACGCGGCATCATAATTCCTGA
- a CDS encoding ABC transporter ATP-binding protein, translated as MSNTPDNTEMSASLEASRKYRFLEVNNLAKRFPAPDGNDLTIFQDINFGFNKGEFVCIIGHSGCGKSTILNTLAGLEQATDGDIVMNGKEIKGPSLERGVVFQNYSLLPWLSTLHNVTFAVRARWPGWSKKQVREHSERYLNMVGLEHALQRKPSQLSGGMRQRVSIARAFATQPEMLLLDEPFGALDALTRGVIQDELIKIWEATHQTVFMITHDVDEALLLADRILLMSNGPNAKIAESVAVNLPRPRKRNTIFENRNYYRIRNYLVDFLVNRSEEPVTQFQTNGYPVEVDPSDQAMQPQYKAVHG; from the coding sequence ATGTCGAATACACCCGATAACACTGAGATGTCAGCCTCACTGGAGGCGTCCCGAAAGTACCGTTTTTTAGAGGTCAATAATCTCGCCAAGCGCTTTCCCGCACCAGATGGCAACGACTTGACCATCTTCCAAGACATTAATTTCGGTTTTAACAAAGGCGAATTCGTCTGCATTATCGGCCATTCCGGGTGCGGTAAATCCACCATACTCAACACGTTAGCGGGTCTGGAGCAGGCTACGGACGGCGACATTGTCATGAACGGCAAGGAGATCAAAGGGCCGAGCCTGGAACGTGGTGTGGTATTCCAGAATTACAGTCTGTTGCCCTGGCTCTCAACTCTGCACAACGTCACCTTCGCCGTGCGCGCACGGTGGCCCGGCTGGTCCAAAAAACAGGTGCGCGAGCACAGCGAAAGATACTTGAACATGGTGGGCCTGGAACACGCACTGCAGCGAAAGCCCTCACAATTATCAGGGGGCATGCGCCAGCGTGTCAGCATCGCCAGAGCGTTCGCCACGCAGCCCGAAATGCTGCTGCTGGATGAGCCATTCGGCGCACTGGATGCCCTGACTCGAGGTGTGATTCAAGACGAACTGATCAAAATATGGGAGGCCACACACCAAACTGTCTTCATGATCACCCACGATGTCGATGAAGCACTGCTATTGGCGGATCGGATTTTACTCATGTCCAACGGTCCGAACGCCAAAATTGCTGAGTCTGTCGCAGTTAATCTGCCCCGCCCCAGAAAACGGAATACGATCTTCGAAAACCGCAACTACTACCGCATTCGGAATTATCTGGTGGATTTTCTTGTGAACCGCTCGGAAGAGCCTGTCACCCAGTTTCAAACCAATGGTTACCCGGTTGAAGTTGACCCAAGTGATCAGGCTATGCAACCTCAATACAAGGCTGTGCATGGCTAG
- a CDS encoding tetratricopeptide repeat protein → MNDTNLLDQSIPPFAASANTGVDIRQTGSFSRSAVQDGLGVFMNGSVHLAFETLSESAQKGNVRAQFYLGQVYFHGRGIRKNLDEASNWFHQAGAKGHARAQYYLGLMYSGGIGVSKSYTQSATWFRFAAKQGDALAQYNLGLMYFHGNGVIAHFQEAAKWFFMAAQQGLAEAQYNLGYLFDAGLGLTENKTEAINWYFKAAEQGMNSARYNLGLIYARGEGVLRDDAKAAHWLTLGAEADHGDCQYALALLYARCRHDDACRLQALKWCREACRKFIPNAPLLLRVLSRPSLV, encoded by the coding sequence ATGAACGATACAAATTTACTGGATCAATCAATTCCACCCTTTGCCGCGAGTGCAAATACCGGTGTGGATATTCGTCAAACCGGTTCCTTTTCTCGCAGTGCTGTCCAGGACGGACTCGGGGTTTTTATGAATGGCAGCGTGCACCTGGCTTTCGAAACACTTTCTGAATCCGCTCAAAAAGGCAATGTCCGGGCCCAGTTTTATCTTGGTCAGGTTTATTTCCACGGCCGGGGTATTCGGAAAAATCTTGATGAGGCCTCTAACTGGTTCCATCAGGCCGGCGCTAAAGGTCATGCCCGTGCCCAATATTATCTTGGGTTGATGTATTCGGGAGGCATCGGCGTCAGTAAAAGTTATACCCAGAGTGCAACCTGGTTTCGTTTTGCTGCCAAGCAGGGTGATGCGCTTGCACAATATAATCTCGGGTTGATGTATTTTCACGGGAATGGTGTGATCGCACACTTTCAGGAGGCGGCCAAGTGGTTTTTCATGGCCGCCCAGCAAGGTCTCGCTGAAGCGCAGTATAACCTTGGCTACTTGTTTGACGCTGGCCTCGGACTGACTGAAAATAAAACGGAGGCCATCAATTGGTATTTCAAAGCCGCCGAGCAAGGCATGAACAGCGCCCGGTATAATCTGGGATTGATCTATGCCCGTGGCGAAGGCGTGCTTCGGGATGATGCAAAAGCGGCGCACTGGCTTACGCTGGGGGCGGAGGCAGATCATGGCGATTGTCAGTATGCGTTGGCGCTACTCTATGCCCGCTGTCGCCATGATGATGCTTGTCGTCTGCAGGCATTAAAGTGGTGCCGGGAAGCCTGTCGCAAATTCATTCCGAATGCACCACTGCTGTTACGTGTCCTGAGTCGGCCTAGTTTGGTGTAG
- a CDS encoding Hcp family type VI secretion system effector, with protein sequence MAIFLNYNDDEITGNVTAKGYEEWIKVDSVQFGVGRGITMEAGNMSNREATRPNISEVTVTKVMDGASSGIFKESLVGSEGKKIVISVVKTGADQVDEYVKYELEEALVSSYSMSAGDSGPPSEVLSFSFAKIAMTYTAADKANSAGNQGIVGYDLEAGHKL encoded by the coding sequence ATGGCAATTTTCTTGAACTACAATGATGACGAAATCACCGGTAACGTAACCGCTAAAGGCTACGAAGAGTGGATCAAAGTCGATAGCGTACAGTTTGGTGTGGGACGCGGTATCACCATGGAAGCAGGCAACATGTCTAACCGTGAAGCAACCCGCCCTAACATTTCCGAAGTAACAGTAACCAAAGTTATGGATGGTGCTTCATCCGGTATCTTTAAAGAATCTCTGGTAGGTTCTGAAGGTAAAAAAATCGTTATCTCTGTTGTTAAAACCGGTGCAGACCAGGTTGACGAGTACGTAAAATACGAACTGGAAGAAGCTTTGGTAAGCTCTTACAGCATGTCTGCTGGCGATTCCGGCCCACCTTCTGAAGTTCTGAGCTTCAGCTTCGCTAAAATCGCCATGACCTACACTGCTGCAGACAAAGCAAACTCTGCAGGCAATCAAGGTATTGTGGGTTACGATCTAGAAGCAGGTCACAAGCTTTAA
- a CDS encoding MltF family protein, whose product MQLFQKQKSMTVILFSMWFVLINLLSGCQPDSDDHGIRSVSPEQKQQEKERDRIEAELLSKLDVEKYQGDLPVLLDKKVIRALVTYSPTDFFLHDGHILGLQADALREFEKQLNQGVRKAKDKVRIKFVPVPFNRLIPALNEGVGDIAAGMLTVTTERQALADFVAGHLDSVDEVVVRFKNAPAISSLSDLQGKEVHLMRGSSYVEHLKQYNQKQADLGHTVITGIETDSRLLSEDILELVNAGIFQYTIVDGYKARLWSTYLDQIVIEQNVVLATGNQIGWAIRKNSPELHKALQHFFETKAKKGTLFGNMLNKRYLEPNRWLKNPLQSNDRDKLNKILPLFQKYGDQYNIMPLALAAQAYQESKFNQALRSHRGALGIMQLLPSTAKDKNIGIKKIDTLEPNIHAGAKYLAFLRDRYFSDPAISEQDRLFFSWAAYNAGPAKVSKMRNLAEEMGLDRNRWFGNVEHAAARLIGNETVDYVSHIFKYYTAYTLANYLVSDKNDVLKTIPSDTNNTLSVCETAFCDTLQPKDNGATTTPN is encoded by the coding sequence ATGCAACTGTTCCAAAAACAAAAATCAATGACGGTTATTTTATTCAGTATGTGGTTCGTGCTCATCAATCTGCTTAGTGGCTGCCAGCCGGACTCCGATGACCACGGTATTCGCAGCGTATCCCCGGAACAAAAGCAGCAAGAAAAGGAACGAGACCGAATTGAGGCGGAGTTACTGTCCAAACTGGATGTTGAAAAATACCAGGGAGACTTACCCGTATTACTGGATAAAAAAGTAATCCGGGCACTCGTGACCTACAGTCCCACAGATTTTTTTCTACATGACGGACATATTCTGGGCCTGCAGGCGGACGCGTTACGGGAATTTGAAAAGCAGCTGAATCAAGGTGTTCGAAAAGCTAAAGACAAAGTCAGAATCAAGTTTGTCCCGGTACCATTCAATCGTTTGATACCGGCATTGAACGAAGGTGTGGGCGATATCGCTGCGGGTATGCTGACGGTGACCACTGAACGTCAAGCCCTTGCAGACTTTGTCGCCGGACACCTCGATAGTGTTGATGAGGTTGTAGTCCGTTTCAAAAATGCGCCTGCAATCTCGAGTCTTTCGGACTTGCAGGGAAAGGAGGTTCACCTTATGCGAGGGAGCAGCTATGTGGAACACCTCAAACAATACAATCAAAAACAGGCCGATTTGGGTCACACCGTTATTACCGGAATCGAAACGGATTCCCGGCTGTTGAGCGAAGATATTCTCGAATTGGTCAATGCCGGCATATTCCAATACACCATCGTAGACGGCTACAAAGCACGCCTTTGGTCAACCTATCTCGATCAGATCGTTATCGAACAGAATGTCGTCTTGGCGACGGGTAATCAAATTGGCTGGGCAATCCGCAAAAACAGCCCGGAATTGCATAAGGCGTTGCAACATTTCTTCGAAACTAAAGCCAAGAAAGGAACTTTGTTCGGAAACATGCTAAACAAGCGCTACCTGGAGCCAAACCGATGGCTGAAAAACCCGCTGCAGTCCAATGACCGGGATAAATTGAATAAAATACTGCCGCTGTTCCAGAAATATGGTGACCAGTACAACATTATGCCCCTGGCACTGGCGGCGCAAGCCTATCAGGAATCAAAATTCAATCAGGCATTGCGCAGTCATCGAGGCGCATTGGGCATAATGCAACTTCTGCCTTCTACCGCCAAAGACAAGAACATCGGTATCAAAAAAATCGACACACTGGAACCTAACATCCATGCAGGTGCAAAATATTTGGCCTTCCTGAGAGACCGTTACTTCTCGGACCCTGCCATTTCAGAACAGGATCGCCTTTTCTTCTCCTGGGCAGCTTACAACGCGGGTCCGGCCAAAGTCAGCAAAATGCGTAATCTGGCTGAAGAAATGGGCCTGGACAGAAACCGCTGGTTCGGTAATGTGGAACACGCGGCGGCCCGGTTAATCGGGAATGAAACCGTCGACTATGTTTCGCACATATTCAAGTACTACACCGCTTATACCCTGGCGAATTACCTGGTCAGCGATAAAAACGATGTATTGAAAACCATTCCGTCGGATACGAATAATACGCTAAGTGTCTGCGAAACCGCATTCTGTGATACCTTGCAACCCAAGGACAACGGCGCAACGACTACACCAAACTAG